One Erythrobacter aureus DNA segment encodes these proteins:
- a CDS encoding reverse transcriptase family protein yields the protein MIEEPKPQLKLIHQRFARLLAQIETPDYLHSGVKGRSYITNANAHTADKACIKLDIKKFFPSSSSHYVQRFFEDVLEYPPDVAARAKQLLTYDGHLPTGGNASTIMSFWAYKPMFDEIAALAVELGCEFTVYVDDMSITGVFANRKCQQAARKIIARYGLKAHKANSFSPGQPRVLTGIAKTRRGREVPHRRAKGIAELEQVEAAASTVEDKMKVLPSLIGKLSEAAIVDPSWTGRKDAAVHRRRRLKVGAGAE from the coding sequence ATGATCGAGGAGCCGAAGCCGCAACTCAAGCTCATTCACCAGCGCTTTGCGCGGTTGCTCGCTCAAATCGAGACCCCCGACTATCTCCACTCTGGTGTGAAGGGCCGCTCCTACATCACCAATGCGAACGCGCACACGGCGGACAAGGCCTGCATCAAGCTCGACATCAAGAAGTTCTTTCCCTCCTCGAGCTCGCACTACGTCCAGCGCTTCTTCGAGGACGTGCTCGAGTACCCGCCGGACGTGGCGGCCCGGGCTAAGCAGTTGCTCACATACGATGGTCATCTGCCGACCGGCGGCAATGCCAGCACCATCATGTCGTTTTGGGCTTACAAGCCGATGTTCGATGAAATCGCGGCGCTCGCTGTCGAGCTGGGTTGCGAGTTCACGGTCTATGTCGATGACATGTCTATTACTGGTGTGTTCGCCAATCGAAAGTGCCAACAGGCGGCGCGAAAGATCATCGCTCGATATGGTTTGAAGGCCCACAAGGCGAACTCCTTCTCACCCGGTCAACCACGGGTGCTGACCGGCATCGCAAAGACGCGGCGCGGTCGGGAGGTCCCGCACCGCCGTGCGAAGGGCATTGCCGAGCTCGAGCAGGTGGAGGCGGCTGCGTCCACTGTCGAGGACAAGATGAAGGTCCTTCCCTCCCTCATCGGGAAGCTCAGCGAGGCGGCCATCGTGGATCCATCATGGACCGGCCGGAAGGACGCGGCCGTTCACCGGCGCAGGAGGCTTAAGGTCGGAGCCGGAGCGGAGTGA
- a CDS encoding TonB-dependent receptor gives MRSIVKILLAGTAFAAPGHILAQDNLVAATGGDGAEDVEEAGGLDVIVVTAQKREQGLSDVPISISAVTGEAIESYGQANLESVSSSIPNLKITQTAIANRIAIRGIASGDNKGFEQSVAMFVDGIYYGRDQLSRMPLVDLQRVEVLRGPQPTLFGKNAIAGAVNVVSRRPADHFEGSLSASYEFEHEETRVTGVVSGPISDTVGARVVGYYRDMDGYFYNTRQDRNEPNVREAFVRGMLAFEGDSPLSADLKVEYADFKTKGQPREAFGPAGSYSLVFAGPLFVETDEDYVRADGGYESRNKIFNAVVNANLELGDHTLTSVTGYLDYDVEETIDVDFTNLPLLDGTAQSEDYRQFSQELRIASPGDRAFNYIAGVYYQNTKLGVTDHVQFNPFFFGTPFRALGDTSNDRDYSQKSDLYSVFAQGEYSLTDDLRITVGARFNHESKTGSRALEINRGPLSLAATPPIIDPVVIGTFRALNIEAHTISGKLSESSFNPMANIQYDVTDALMLYASFARGSKAGGFDARGNSLPSSTTVASPGAFEFGDERADNVEVGLKYQTRDLAFNLSAYRTKYSDLQTNVFDGVLNFNVKNASGATTQGVEADMRWALDEHFTLSAAVAYLDFEFTDFPLGQCYFQQVPDNGGFCSYSGKRNALTPEWSGNLNGDFNHEIGGNLKLGVNLNADFSSSYIAAANLDPRTKQDGYVKMGARLSLGHVDDNWTIALIGRNLTNERIMQTAGALPLATTITGGTGIAYNAIYDRPRNIALQFDLTF, from the coding sequence ATGAGATCAATCGTCAAAATTCTGCTGGCCGGGACCGCTTTCGCAGCACCGGGACATATCCTTGCGCAAGACAATCTCGTGGCTGCTACGGGAGGTGACGGGGCCGAGGATGTCGAGGAGGCCGGTGGTCTGGACGTCATTGTTGTCACGGCGCAAAAACGCGAACAGGGGCTTTCCGACGTTCCGATTTCGATTTCGGCAGTTACCGGTGAAGCGATCGAGTCCTATGGCCAGGCCAATCTGGAATCGGTCTCGTCGTCGATCCCCAATCTCAAGATCACCCAGACGGCCATCGCAAACCGCATTGCCATTCGCGGCATCGCCTCGGGCGACAACAAGGGCTTCGAACAATCCGTGGCAATGTTCGTCGACGGCATTTACTACGGGCGCGACCAGTTGAGCCGCATGCCTCTGGTCGATCTGCAGCGGGTCGAGGTCCTGCGCGGGCCACAGCCAACGCTTTTCGGCAAGAACGCCATTGCCGGTGCTGTGAATGTGGTGAGCCGCCGTCCGGCCGACCATTTCGAAGGATCGCTCAGCGCGAGCTACGAATTCGAGCATGAGGAAACGCGTGTTACGGGCGTCGTTTCCGGGCCGATCTCCGACACGGTCGGCGCGCGCGTCGTGGGATATTACCGCGACATGGACGGCTACTTCTACAATACGCGGCAGGATCGCAACGAACCCAACGTCCGCGAAGCCTTCGTGCGCGGGATGTTGGCTTTCGAGGGCGATAGCCCCCTGTCAGCCGACCTGAAGGTCGAATATGCCGATTTCAAGACGAAAGGGCAGCCGCGCGAGGCATTCGGTCCGGCAGGAAGTTACAGCCTTGTATTTGCGGGGCCGCTATTCGTGGAAACGGATGAGGATTATGTCCGGGCCGACGGAGGTTACGAGAGCCGCAACAAGATATTCAACGCTGTGGTCAACGCCAATCTGGAGCTGGGGGATCATACGCTTACCTCGGTGACGGGCTATCTCGACTACGATGTCGAGGAGACGATCGACGTCGACTTCACCAATCTCCCCTTGCTCGACGGCACTGCCCAATCGGAAGACTATCGCCAGTTTTCGCAGGAACTGCGGATCGCCTCGCCGGGCGATCGGGCTTTCAACTACATCGCCGGCGTCTATTACCAGAACACCAAGCTGGGCGTGACCGATCACGTGCAGTTCAATCCGTTCTTCTTCGGAACGCCGTTCAGGGCGTTGGGCGATACCTCCAACGACCGCGACTATTCGCAAAAGTCGGACTTGTATTCCGTCTTCGCCCAGGGCGAATATTCTCTCACCGACGATCTGCGTATCACCGTGGGAGCCCGCTTCAATCACGAGAGCAAGACAGGTAGCCGCGCCCTCGAGATCAATCGTGGGCCGCTCAGCCTCGCCGCCACCCCGCCGATCATCGATCCGGTCGTGATCGGAACGTTCCGTGCCCTTAACATCGAGGCGCACACCATATCGGGCAAGCTGAGCGAAAGCTCGTTCAACCCGATGGCCAATATCCAGTATGACGTGACCGACGCCTTGATGCTTTACGCGTCGTTCGCGCGCGGATCCAAGGCCGGCGGTTTCGACGCTCGCGGCAATTCGCTGCCCAGCTCGACCACCGTCGCTTCACCCGGCGCATTCGAGTTCGGTGACGAGCGGGCCGACAACGTCGAAGTGGGGCTGAAATACCAGACCCGCGACCTGGCGTTTAACCTCTCGGCCTATCGCACGAAGTATAGCGATCTGCAGACCAACGTGTTCGACGGCGTACTCAACTTCAACGTCAAGAACGCCTCGGGCGCGACGACGCAGGGTGTCGAGGCGGACATGCGCTGGGCGCTGGACGAGCACTTCACCCTGAGCGCGGCAGTCGCCTATCTCGATTTCGAATTCACCGATTTTCCGCTCGGCCAGTGCTATTTCCAGCAGGTGCCGGATAATGGCGGCTTCTGCAGCTATTCGGGCAAGCGCAATGCCCTTACGCCGGAATGGTCAGGCAATCTCAACGGCGATTTCAATCACGAGATCGGCGGCAATCTGAAACTGGGCGTCAATCTCAACGCCGATTTTTCGAGCAGCTATATTGCCGCGGCCAACCTCGATCCGCGTACCAAGCAAGATGGCTATGTGAAGATGGGCGCTCGGCTCTCGCTCGGCCATGTCGATGATAACTGGACGATTGCCCTGATCGGCCGCAATCTAACCAATGAGCGGATCATGCAGACTGCCGGCGCCTTGCCCTTGGCCACCACCATCACGGGCGGGACGGGCATCGCCTACAACGCCATTTATGATCGGCCGCGCAATATCGCACTGCAATTCGATTTGACATTCTGA
- a CDS encoding helix-turn-helix domain-containing protein, whose amino-acid sequence MMLNEALRLVRVFHDLNKTQTADRVGLSKSYITELERGDKKVTMEVLEKYADAFSIPLSSLMFFAEQAANPSPAEKTRTFVAGKTLKMLDWISTVTAERDEHEHA is encoded by the coding sequence ATGATGCTGAACGAGGCGCTGCGACTGGTTCGGGTGTTTCATGACCTGAACAAGACGCAGACCGCAGATCGCGTCGGGCTCTCGAAGTCGTACATCACCGAGCTCGAGCGCGGCGACAAAAAGGTGACTATGGAGGTGCTGGAGAAGTACGCGGATGCGTTCTCCATCCCGCTGTCGTCTCTCATGTTCTTCGCGGAACAGGCGGCAAACCCTTCGCCTGCGGAAAAGACGCGCACATTCGTGGCGGGCAAGACCCTCAAGATGCTTGATTGGATTTCGACTGTGACGGCCGAGCGGGACGAGCATGAGCACGCATAA
- a CDS encoding winged helix-turn-helix transcriptional regulator — MKQETIRACSIWRALEVVGDVPVLLIMERAFLGTKTFQSFVEETGVPRSVVSDRLKKLVAEECLSKRPVEHKRHSRYHLTEKGRALFPVALAMVGWQHEWESGQRGFSVQLVHASCGHVVEPHANCSCCGQEIDPRDVDWKPGPGLVQVVPHYSARRRPSKGVTDRRDKAALVDTVIALFGDRWSTLIVRAMFSGFHRFEQIQQDTQMAPNILSGRISELMEAGILTSRRYTDHPPRQEYRLTAKGRALYPVILSLLQWGDRYYADAKGPPLLLSHKPCDNPLEMVMACDHCGHPLQLDEVTFQTA; from the coding sequence ATGAAGCAGGAAACGATCAGGGCGTGCTCAATATGGCGTGCGCTGGAGGTCGTCGGCGATGTCCCGGTCCTGTTGATAATGGAGCGGGCGTTTCTCGGCACCAAGACGTTTCAGAGCTTCGTCGAAGAAACAGGCGTCCCACGCTCCGTGGTGAGTGATCGCCTGAAAAAACTGGTCGCCGAGGAATGTCTGTCGAAGCGACCGGTGGAACACAAACGGCACAGCCGCTACCACCTGACCGAGAAAGGGCGCGCATTGTTTCCCGTTGCGCTCGCCATGGTCGGTTGGCAGCACGAATGGGAGAGTGGGCAACGCGGCTTTTCCGTCCAACTGGTTCATGCAAGCTGCGGCCATGTGGTGGAACCGCATGCAAACTGTTCCTGTTGTGGCCAGGAGATCGACCCGCGAGATGTCGATTGGAAACCGGGGCCAGGCCTTGTCCAGGTCGTGCCGCATTACAGCGCGCGGCGGCGCCCCTCGAAGGGCGTGACAGATCGCCGCGACAAGGCCGCGCTGGTGGATACGGTCATTGCCTTGTTCGGGGATCGCTGGTCGACCCTGATCGTGCGAGCCATGTTTTCCGGATTTCATCGCTTTGAACAGATCCAGCAGGATACGCAGATGGCCCCGAATATCCTGTCGGGCCGCATCTCCGAATTGATGGAGGCGGGCATTCTGACCTCGCGGCGATACACCGATCACCCTCCACGGCAGGAATACCGGCTGACCGCCAAGGGAAGGGCGCTCTACCCGGTCATCCTTTCCTTACTGCAGTGGGGGGACCGCTACTACGCCGACGCGAAAGGCCCTCCCTTGCTGCTCTCGCACAAGCCGTGCGACAATCCGCTGGAGATGGTGATGGCGTGCGATCATTGCGGGCATCCATTGCAATTGGACGAAGTTACCTTCCAGACCGCATGA